The DNA window CCGGCGTCCCAACAGAGCCGCGCGCGCCGTACCGGCCTGGCGCTGGCGGTGATCACCCGGTTGCTGTTGCTTGCCGGCATGGCGTGGTTGGTGGGGCTGACGAAGCCGCTTTTCGCCGTGTTCGGACATTCCGTCTCCCTGCGCGATGTCATCTTGGCTGCTGGCGGACTCTTCCTGCTGGCCAAAGGGACCGTGGAGATCCACGCCACCGTGGAAGGGGTCGAGGAGGAGATCCGCCAATCCCGCGTTTCCGGGTTCGTGGCGGCAATCGCCCAGATCCTCGTCCTGGACGTCGTTTTTTCCCTGGACAGCGTCATCACAGCCATCGGGATGGCGAAGCATCTGCCTGTGATGGCGGGGGCCATCATCATCGCCATCGCCATCATGCTGTTGGCCTCGGAGTCCCTGAGCCGTTTCGTGAATGCCCACGTTTCGGTCAAGCTCCTGGCGCTGAGCTTCCTGATCCTCGTCGGCATGGCGCTGATAGCCGACGGCATCGGGTTCC is part of the Candidatus Deferrimicrobiaceae bacterium genome and encodes:
- a CDS encoding TerC family protein → MEILLDPHLWASLLTLTVLEIILGIDNLIFISLVSNRLPASQQSRARRTGLALAVITRLLLLAGMAWLVGLTKPLFAVFGHSVSLRDVILAAGGLFLLAKGTVEIHATVEGVEEEIRQSRVSGFVAAIAQILVLDVVFSLDSVITAIGMAKHLPVMAGAIIIAIAIMLLASESLSRFVNAHVSVKLLALSFLILVGMALIADGIGFHIPRGYLYFAIAFSAFVEFLNLRSAKRRRMKASLPVQEPP